From the genome of Deltaproteobacteria bacterium:
CCAGATCCCCGAGACCCGCGGCCCCTAAGAGGGCATCCCCCAGGGCATGACATAATACATCGGCATCCGAGTGCCCGGCCAATCCCTGGTGATAGGCAATCTTAACCCCGCCCAATATCAAGGGTCTTCCCGGGACCAAACAATGGACATCATATCCCTGGCCTACGCGGAAAGCCGGCCTCATTTACCTTTTTTTTCTCTTAAAAAATTCTCGGCCATGGACAAATCCTCAGGGGTGGTAATCTTGATGTTACTGTAATCGCCTTCGACCATGGTGATCGGGTGTCCCAAGCGTTCTACCAGGAATGAATCGTCGGTACCCCAAATATCCTCTTGTTGGGCCTTTTGAAAGGCCTTCATCAGTAAGGGGAACTGGAAAGATTGCGGGGTCTGGGCCAGCCAGATTTCCTCCCGGGGCAGGGTCTGAACTTTCTTCCCTTTGGTTATCCTCTTGACCGTATCCCTGGCCGGAACGCCCACCACGGCTGCCCCGTGTTTTTGGGCCTCTTCGATGCTTTTCTCGATCAATCGACAGGCTATGAGAGGACGAACCCCGTCATGGACCACTACAATAGAACATTCGGAACGAATGGCCCGAAGACCGTTCCAAACCGACTGTTGACGCATCTTTCCGCCCCGGACCAATTTAAGGACCTTATTAAATTGATATTTTTCAACAATATCTTTCTGAACCCTATCTAACTGATCCTGGGGAACAATGACATAAATCCCATCGACGGCCGGGCACTCTTCAAAGACCTGGAGGGTTTGGGCCAAAATCGGTTTCCCCCCCAAAGAAAGGTATTGTTTGGGAATCGAAGATTCCATGCGCTGGCCTTTTCCGGCCGCAGTGATCAGGGCAATGGTTTTCAACTGATTCCTTAATACAAAAATAACGTTGCCCCCTCCCTGCCCTCCCTATCGAGGGGGAGGGCAGGGAAGGAAGGAGCGTTTATGATTTTTACTCCGAACTCCGAATTCCGAATTCCGAAATAAGGAAGGTGTGGAAGTGGATTATAAGCCGAGTTCTGTTTTTTCCGCTTAAGGCGGAAAACAATGATCATTCATCTAAGGATCGGGATTGCTCCCAACCTCAAGCGACCAACCCGAGGGTCTTGGGCGGGCCACCCGTATCACCCTCCTATTTGGTCTTGCTCCGGATGGGGTTTACCAAGCTACCCCGGTCACCCGGGATACTGGTGGGCTCTTACCCCGCCATTTCACCCTTACCTCTTCCAAGTGCGGATTTCGGAATGCGGATTTCGGAGTAAAATCTTGAG
Proteins encoded in this window:
- the ispD gene encoding 2-C-methyl-D-erythritol 4-phosphate cytidylyltransferase — its product is MKTIALITAAGKGQRMESSIPKQYLSLGGKPILAQTLQVFEECPAVDGIYVIVPQDQLDRVQKDIVEKYQFNKVLKLVRGGKMRQQSVWNGLRAIRSECSIVVVHDGVRPLIACRLIEKSIEEAQKHGAAVVGVPARDTVKRITKGKKVQTLPREEIWLAQTPQSFQFPLLMKAFQKAQQEDIWGTDDSFLVERLGHPITMVEGDYSNIKITTPEDLSMAENFLREKKGK